The region TTTCATTGATCCCAACTTCCTAAAAAGATGTTGAAAAAGACTTATTAGAAATTCCATAGGTTTTATAGTAGAATCTTTTGTATGGTAAAAAATATACCTTTCATAAAGATACATCCACCTATATTGAACCGGACCACCAAGCATAGCTTCTCGAGCTAAGTGGATAACAAGATGCTCCATTGAATCAAAGAATCCAGGTGGAAATATTTTTTCCAACTTGCAAATGGTTTCAACAATAGTAGTTTGCAAGCGTTGTAAGTCATCTACGCGTAACACCCTTGAACATATTACACGAAAGAATGTACACAACTCTGTAATTGCATCCCATGTTGAATTTGGCACCATACCTCTTAGAGAAATAGGCAACAATCTTTGAAGAAATACATGGCACTCATGACTCTTGAATTTGTAAAAGCTATTATCATCTACATTAACGCACCCCCCAAGTTTGAGGCGTATTCGTCCGGGAATTTAAGTTTAATCAACCATTGGCATATTTTAGCTACTTGTTCTTTGCTCAAAGCAAACGATGCTCTCTTTTTCATATCCTTATTTCCCTTCTTCCATGTATGCCATTGCACTAGATTGCAATACATTTCTATATCTTTTCTTGCATTCATGTTGTCTTTGCTTTTCGAAGTGTCCATCACGGTGTTGAAAagattttcaaacacatttgtCTCAATGTGCATGTGATCAAGGTTATGTCGTATTAACAACTTCCGCCAATATGGTAGCTCCCAAAAGATGCTCCTCTTAACCCAATTATGAGTAATCCCAAAACCAGGAAATTTTGCATTCTTCGCTCTAAAAGGTTTGCCTTCATAAACAGTTGGAAAGTGTCGTACTTGCTCCCAAATCTGATCACCGGTTAATATTGGTGGGGGCCTAGATCTCTCTACCTTATTAGCCAGAAATCTTGTTTTGTCACCCCTATATGTGTGTGTTGTTCAGGTAAAAAATTTCGATGGTAGTCAAACCAACATGGTTTACTACCATGGTGTAACCGAAACGACCCCGACTCACCCATACAATACAGACATGCTAACTTGCCGTGTGTGCTCCATCCCGATAACATTGCATAAACCGGAAAGTCACTAACTGTCCAAAGAAGTATAGCTTTCATTGTGAAATTGCATTTAGTCGAAGCATCATAAGTGACACCACCGTCTGTATATAGCATCTTTAACTCGTCACTAAGCGGCCTGAGAAACACATCTATATTTTGACCTAGGCTCTTTTTTCCAGGAATAACTATGCTTAA is a window of Lactuca sativa cultivar Salinas chromosome 1, Lsat_Salinas_v11, whole genome shotgun sequence DNA encoding:
- the LOC122197267 gene encoding uncharacterized protein LOC122197267, with protein sequence MVPNSTWDAITELCTFFRVICSRVLRVDDLQRLQTTIVETICKLEKIFPPGFFDSMEHLVIHLAREAMLGGPVQYRWMYLYERKLGSMKRKIKNHAKVEGSIVEAYMIGEISTFCSQYFLPTIETRLNRESRNFAPDIPSYTMII